Proteins encoded in a region of the Sander vitreus isolate 19-12246 unplaced genomic scaffold, sanVit1 ctg259_0, whole genome shotgun sequence genome:
- the LOC144513477 gene encoding uncharacterized protein LOC144513477 has translation MNNEVPPQYFPQPPGGPSAPGYPAGFSSQPAAFPGAPYQTYPQAYTGGGDHYPFPAPSGPPGPQGPLGPYLNQPGYQGYQGYQREQPKTTVFVADPNHGINRGGDSKSSCLAGCLAAMCCCFLLDIF, from the exons atgAATAATGAAGTCCCTCCTCAGTACTTCCCCCAACCCCCCGGAGGCCCCTCAGCCCCCGGCTACCCTGCAG GGTTCAGCTCTCAGCCGGCAGCCTTCCCCGGAGCGCCATACCAG ACCTACCCTCAGGCCTACACAGGTGGAGGAGACCACTACCCCTTCCCGGCACCATCGGGACCCCCAGGACCCCAGGGACCCCTGGGACCCTACCTGAATCAGCCGGGGTACCAAGGATACCAAGGGTACCAGAGGGAGCAACCAAAAACCACAG tgtttGTGGCTGACCCGAATCATGGCATCAACCGTGGCGGGGACTCTAAGAGCTCGTGTCTGGCCGGCTGCTTAGCTGCTATGTGCTGCTGCTTTCTCTTGGACATCTTCTAA
- the LOC144513476 gene encoding complement C1q-like protein 4 — MKISVSLTLWLLLGAVSTNECADCQQTFPQDVYAALREMTASLVQLKADMRFLQTTEQTAQLKTEVDNLKQQQLVRQVAFSASLVAGGETTIGPFPTHTTLIYKHVVTNIGNAYNSNTGLFTAPLRGVYHFQWWVGAHGDGGAHASSAGLFKNSDHIFLAWEQQTSHFGTSSNGVTLYLEVGDIVSVSLWANTLAFDNLFHHTTFSGHLLFTM, encoded by the exons ATGAAGATCTCTGTGAGTTTAACGCTGTGGCTGCTGCTCGGCGCCGTCTCCACTAATGAATGTGCTGATTGTCAGCAGACTTTTCCTCAAGACGTCTACGCTGCGCTGAGAGAGATGACGGCCTCGTTGGTTCAACTGAAGGCTGACATGAGATTCCTGCAGACTACAG AACAAACAGCACAGCTGAAGACGGAGGTGGACAATCTGAAGCAACAACAGCTAG tccgACAGGTTGCATTCTCAGCCTCTCTGGTGGCTGGAGGTGAAACAACTATTGGACCCTTTCCCACACACACTACCCTGATCTACAAACACGTTGTCACCAACATTGGAAATGCCTACAACTCAAACACAG GTCTTTTCACTGCCCCGCTGAGAGGAGTTTACCACTTTCAGTGGTGGGTAGGTGCACATGGTGATGGTGGCGCCCACGCTTCATCTGCTGGGTTGTTCAAGAACTCAGACCACATTTTCTTGGCATGGGAGCAACAGACGTCCCATTTTGGGACTTCCTCTAATGGCGTTACCCTGTATCTGGAGGTGGGAGACATTGTGTCTGTGAGTCTGTGGGCTAACACTTTGGCGTTTGACAATCTGTTTCACCACACCACCTTCAGTGGTCATCTGCTGTTCACCATGTAA
- the LOC144513470 gene encoding rano class II histocompatibility antigen, A beta chain-like, protein MMHVLWFLEQLSVRLSQCLLREQRNMASSFLSVSLLFISLYTADGFRHYHLDRCVFNSSDLNDIEYSRSVYYNKVEYFRFSSSLGRFVGYTEYGVIQANYWNRQTSYLAGMRATKVMYCKPTIDADYQHVLTKSARNGKHQQRERCKRGYCWVKRRRKESKPEPYVRLSSTASPGGYHPAMLVCSVYDFYPKQIRVSWIRDGQEVTSDVTSTDELADGDWYYQIHSHLEFTPRSGEKISCMVEHASLREPLITDWDPSMPESERNKLAIGASGLILGLVLSLAGFIYYKRKARGRILVPSS, encoded by the exons ATGATGCATGTCCTCTGGTTTTTAGAGCAGCTCTCAGTGAGACTGAGTCAGTGTTTGTTaagagaacagaggaacatgGCTTCATCCTTTCTCAGCGTCTCCCTGCTCTTCATCAGCCTCTACACAGCAG ATGGATTTCGGCATTATCATCTGGACCGTTGTGTGTTCAACTCCTCTGATTTAAACGACATTGAGTACAGCAGGTCTGTATATTACAACAAGGTGGAGTACTTCAggttcagcagcagtttgggGAGGTTTGTTGGATACACTGAGTACGGTGTGATACAGGCTAATTACTGGAACAGGCAGACTTCATATCTGGCTGGAATGAGAGCTACGAAGGTGATGTACTGCAAACCCACCATTGATGCTGACTACCAGCATGTTCTGACTAAATCAG cacgaaATGGGAAGCATCAACAACGGGAGAGGTGCAAGCGAGGATACTGTTGGGTGaaaagaagaaggaaggaaagcaaAC cTGAGCCGTATGTCAGACTGAGCTCTACGGCGTCCCCTGGTGGTTACCATCCGGCCATGTTGGTCTGCAGCGTCTACGACTTCTACCCCAAACAGATCAGAGTGAGCTGGATCAGAGACGGACAGGAAGTCACCTCTGATGTCACTTCCACTGATGAGCTGGCAGACGGTGATTGGTACTACCAGATCCACTCTCACCTGGAGTTCACGCCCAG GTCTGGAGAGAAGATCTCCTGTATGGTGGAACACGCCAGCCTGAGAGAACCTCTGATCACTGACTGGG ACCCGTCCATGCCTGAGTCTGAGAGGAACAAGCTTGCCATCGGAGCCTCAGGACTGATCCTGGGTCTGGTCTTATCTCTGGCTGGATTCATCTACTACAAGAGGAAGGCCCGAG GACGGATTCTGGTTCCCAGTAGCTGA